A window of the Desulfobacterales bacterium genome harbors these coding sequences:
- a CDS encoding phage tail tape measure protein — translation MADPKLRYELVVDDKGTASIKSFNSSLDTAGRKASTVSGKIGGIAGKAAKLAGKLTAVGAAGAAAFAGWGIKKAIGQFATFETQLAKLKNLGVDSLGAIKDQIMALPSELGSATEMVAGYYQVLSAGIKKGKNAIDVLVTSAKLAKAAHLDQATAVKAVTSGMKAFDTSAKETANSLMKIEQTGMTEVRLLANYFGEIAGQADAMNLKLEETSSALAAVSQMSGTTEKGATQLRALFRELISPTDELNELFKDMGGTMRAIEQVGLAGVLERIEKATGGSAVKIEKLFGSAEAAAAATSLLSKNMQYFNDALDAQKNKAGALEETWNTFKDTLNAIWDTFKNTVGRIAIEIGEDLAPTVKNLVTQTSEWLKVNKELITVKISDWLSGITQWIDKIDLSKLDFAVVAEKGDKLINALSTMAKDIGTVAEAAGKLLGVLDKAIKKANSWAEKMGFAWKIISRDYQGLVQDVMAGSDKIAGKHAETAATVKKNPIEVTADTSDAEAEVGRLKDKTQDLDAKANVTADTSDAEAEVYQFKNKTEDLLAEANVTADTTAGKKKVEELVYYVEGERRVLTVDADTSAAEEKLSSLEKWIKSVGEQAGGTIDKFGRLNKETDKVADSVNSVGDAAEKMGSSAKKGAEETEGHLKDLKKPINAIGGWYDDVKHKVEGEPINPEVDNSQAKQAEEEVQAEAENTRRSVTKIMDVNVNIDPAISALEKLKQQHAGVMAQLQHDYALAVSQASQISPWAEYNTRQSGQEAMNKMSGWFSNAERGIQQRLWAKQAGGGDFSKEDKEKLSDMGFEGGNRLSDFFSFQTGTGLVGLPRTGAFEGHKGEIVLNPDQSRALREGSSLVRERNEIKPAVSAGSLGGGKGQTNGSAGSIMGGGDINVTVAPTFMSGDAFAARAVAREIRQALDEDERRKN, via the coding sequence ATGGCTGACCCAAAACTCAGATACGAGCTCGTGGTCGATGACAAGGGCACGGCCTCGATTAAAAGCTTTAACTCCAGCCTGGATACGGCCGGGCGCAAAGCGTCCACGGTTTCCGGAAAAATCGGCGGCATTGCCGGAAAGGCGGCCAAGCTGGCCGGAAAGCTGACTGCCGTGGGCGCGGCCGGCGCAGCCGCGTTTGCGGGCTGGGGCATAAAAAAGGCCATCGGCCAGTTTGCCACCTTTGAGACCCAGTTGGCCAAACTTAAAAATTTGGGCGTGGATTCTTTGGGCGCGATTAAAGACCAGATTATGGCGCTGCCGTCTGAGCTGGGATCTGCCACGGAAATGGTCGCCGGCTATTATCAGGTATTATCTGCCGGGATTAAAAAAGGCAAAAACGCCATTGATGTGCTCGTTACCTCGGCCAAGCTGGCCAAGGCCGCCCACCTTGACCAGGCCACGGCGGTTAAGGCGGTGACCTCAGGTATGAAGGCGTTTGATACAAGCGCCAAGGAAACAGCCAACTCGCTGATGAAAATTGAGCAGACCGGTATGACGGAAGTCAGACTTTTAGCCAATTATTTCGGAGAAATAGCCGGGCAGGCAGACGCGATGAACTTGAAGCTTGAAGAGACATCGTCCGCCCTTGCGGCGGTGTCCCAGATGTCCGGCACGACGGAAAAAGGCGCGACTCAGTTAAGAGCATTGTTCCGGGAGCTTATCAGTCCAACCGATGAACTTAATGAGCTGTTTAAAGACATGGGCGGGACCATGCGGGCCATCGAACAAGTGGGTTTAGCCGGCGTGCTTGAGCGGATTGAAAAGGCAACCGGCGGGTCAGCGGTAAAAATTGAAAAGCTGTTCGGGTCTGCCGAGGCCGCAGCCGCAGCCACCTCGCTGTTATCTAAAAATATGCAATATTTTAATGACGCCCTGGACGCGCAGAAAAATAAGGCAGGGGCGCTGGAAGAGACCTGGAATACATTCAAAGATACGCTTAACGCCATCTGGGACACGTTTAAAAACACCGTGGGCCGGATCGCCATTGAGATCGGCGAGGATCTGGCGCCGACGGTTAAAAACCTGGTGACGCAAACCAGTGAATGGCTGAAGGTTAACAAAGAGCTCATCACCGTCAAAATCTCGGACTGGCTGTCCGGAATTACCCAGTGGATCGATAAAATCGATTTGTCCAAGCTGGACTTTGCGGTGGTGGCTGAAAAAGGCGACAAGCTGATCAATGCGCTAAGCACGATGGCCAAAGACATCGGCACGGTGGCCGAAGCGGCGGGAAAGCTGCTCGGCGTATTGGATAAAGCGATAAAAAAAGCCAACTCCTGGGCCGAAAAAATGGGGTTTGCCTGGAAAATTATTTCCCGGGACTATCAGGGCCTGGTGCAGGACGTGATGGCCGGATCGGATAAAATCGCCGGCAAGCACGCAGAGACAGCCGCAACCGTAAAGAAAAACCCCATTGAAGTCACCGCGGACACCTCGGATGCCGAGGCTGAAGTGGGCCGGTTAAAGGACAAAACCCAGGATCTTGATGCCAAAGCCAATGTTACCGCGGACACCTCGGATGCCGAGGCCGAAGTATACCAGTTTAAAAACAAAACCGAAGATTTGCTTGCCGAGGCCAACGTCACGGCGGACACTACGGCCGGCAAAAAAAAGGTGGAGGAGCTGGTCTATTATGTTGAAGGCGAGCGCCGGGTGCTGACCGTGGATGCGGACACCTCGGCCGCGGAGGAAAAGCTCTCCTCGCTTGAGAAGTGGATAAAATCCGTGGGCGAGCAGGCCGGGGGCACCATTGACAAGTTTGGGCGGCTGAACAAGGAAACGGACAAGGTGGCAGACAGCGTGAACAGTGTCGGCGATGCGGCCGAAAAAATGGGAAGCTCTGCCAAAAAAGGCGCGGAAGAAACCGAAGGGCATTTAAAAGATTTAAAAAAACCGATCAACGCCATCGGCGGGTGGTACGACGATGTTAAGCATAAGGTCGAAGGCGAACCCATAAACCCCGAGGTTGACAACAGCCAGGCCAAACAGGCGGAAGAAGAGGTGCAGGCCGAAGCGGAAAACACCCGGCGATCGGTGACCAAAATCATGGATGTCAACGTCAATATCGATCCGGCCATCTCCGCCCTGGAAAAACTAAAGCAGCAGCACGCAGGCGTTATGGCCCAGCTCCAGCACGACTACGCCCTGGCCGTATCCCAGGCATCGCAGATCAGCCCCTGGGCCGAGTATAACACCCGGCAGTCCGGGCAAGAAGCTATGAATAAAATGAGCGGCTGGTTTTCAAACGCCGAAAGGGGAATCCAGCAAAGATTGTGGGCTAAACAAGCCGGCGGCGGCGATTTTTCAAAAGAAGATAAAGAGAAGCTGTCTGATATGGGTTTTGAGGGCGGGAACAGGTTATCAGATTTTTTTAGCTTTCAGACCGGTACCGGCCTTGTGGGCCTTCCCCGGACCGGTGCGTTTGAGGGCCACAAGGGCGAAATCGTCTTAAACCCGGATCAGAGCCGGGCGCTTCGCGAGGGCAGCTCTTTGGTACGGGAGCGAAACGAGATAAAGCCCGCGGTGTCAGCCGGTTCTTTAGGCGGTGGCAAGGGCCAAACCAATGGATCGGCCGGCAGCATAATGGGCGGCGGGGATATTAACGTCACCGTGGCCCCGACGTTTATGAGCGGGGATGCGTTTGCCGCCCGGGCCGTGGCCCGGGAGATCCGGCAGGCCCTGGACGAGGATGAGCGGCGGAAGAATTAG
- a CDS encoding phage virion morphogenesis protein encodes MAGTYFKLNDREVRRDLKAFMRQAGDLSPAYKAFGEYMLNVTGDRFSGEHSPEGRAWQPLSPETLESKKGAKILTESGQLRNSIIYSAKPERFAYGTNKIYGAIHQFGGKAGRGRKVTIPARPYLGIAAADMEEFGETLRDHLEDR; translated from the coding sequence TTGGCGGGAACCTACTTTAAATTAAACGACCGGGAAGTCCGGCGCGACCTCAAGGCCTTCATGCGCCAGGCGGGGGATCTGTCGCCGGCGTACAAGGCGTTTGGCGAGTACATGCTAAATGTTACGGGCGATCGGTTCTCAGGCGAGCACAGCCCCGAGGGCCGGGCCTGGCAGCCGCTGTCCCCGGAAACCCTGGAGAGCAAAAAGGGCGCAAAAATTCTGACCGAGTCCGGGCAGCTTCGAAACAGCATTATTTATTCCGCCAAGCCGGAACGGTTCGCCTACGGCACCAACAAAATATACGGCGCCATCCACCAGTTTGGCGGCAAGGCCGGCCGGGGGCGGAAAGTCACGATCCCGGCCCGGCCATATTTAGGGATTGCGGCAGCGGATATGGAAGAATTCGGCGAGACGCTGCGCGATCATTTGGAGGACAGATAA
- a CDS encoding HI1506-related protein: MAVTIKSTKNRPFRRCGVRFVPEGETFADNKFTKAQLEILKAEPRLVVTEEKAAKSGGKKE; encoded by the coding sequence ATGGCAGTTACGATTAAAAGCACAAAAAACAGACCCTTCCGCCGGTGCGGGGTGCGGTTTGTCCCGGAGGGCGAGACCTTCGCGGACAACAAATTCACCAAAGCCCAGCTTGAAATTTTAAAAGCCGAGCCGCGCCTGGTGGTGACCGAGGAGAAGGCGGCCAAGTCCGGCGGGAAAAAAGAATAA
- a CDS encoding DUF1320 domain-containing protein, with amino-acid sequence MPYSTQSDILDQIDETTLVSLTDDAGTGSVDDDVVTRAIADADAEIDGYCGKKYEVPFSPVPDLIRKFSVVIAIKNLFARRRGAPDSRRQDYEDAIKFLKEVSKGNATLGEDDPADVPQSSHAPEIESADRIFDRDSLKNW; translated from the coding sequence ATGCCATACAGCACCCAGTCAGACATATTGGATCAGATCGACGAGACCACGCTGGTGAGCCTGACCGACGATGCGGGCACCGGCTCCGTGGATGATGACGTGGTCACCCGCGCGATCGCGGATGCGGACGCGGAAATCGACGGCTACTGCGGCAAGAAATACGAGGTGCCGTTTTCCCCGGTGCCGGATCTGATCCGTAAATTCTCCGTTGTGATCGCGATCAAAAACCTGTTTGCCCGGCGCCGCGGTGCGCCCGACTCCAGGCGCCAGGATTACGAGGACGCGATCAAGTTTTTAAAAGAGGTGAGTAAGGGCAATGCGACGCTTGGCGAGGATGATCCGGCGGACGTGCCGCAGTCCAGCCATGCGCCGGAGATTGAGAGCGCGGACCGGATCTTTGACCGGGACTCTTTGAAAAACTGGTAG